The following are encoded in a window of Amycolatopsis lexingtonensis genomic DNA:
- a CDS encoding MCE family protein, whose product MKPPRIKPFRSRNPIAVGAVTALVMALIGGATFFSDDLPLVGGGTTYKAEFHEAAGLKPNDEVRVAGVKVGEVTDVRLAGDHVEVLFRVKDTWVGNRTTAAIKIKTLLGQKNLVLDPVGNGELDPDQAIPPERTSSPYDVTTVFNDLAGTVGAIDTDQLAQAFRVLSDTLGASAPQDVRTAFDGIAALSQTLASRDEELVKLFQNTNQVSKTLGERTGQIQALIRDGNTLLTELNARKDAIAQLFSGIKNLSIQLRGLVADNQKTLGPALDQLDRVATVLQRNQGKLEDSLRLAGPFYRLLGNAVGNGRWIDTYICGLIPTGTTPGSCLPPKNGGR is encoded by the coding sequence GTGAAACCGCCCCGCATCAAACCGTTCCGCAGCCGGAACCCGATCGCCGTCGGCGCGGTCACCGCGCTGGTGATGGCGCTGATCGGCGGCGCCACGTTCTTCTCCGACGACCTGCCGCTGGTCGGCGGCGGCACGACGTACAAGGCGGAATTCCACGAAGCCGCCGGGCTGAAGCCGAACGACGAGGTCCGGGTGGCCGGGGTGAAGGTCGGCGAGGTCACCGACGTGCGGCTGGCCGGCGACCACGTCGAAGTGCTGTTCCGCGTCAAGGACACCTGGGTCGGGAACCGGACGACCGCGGCGATCAAGATCAAGACGCTGCTCGGGCAGAAGAACCTCGTGCTCGACCCGGTCGGCAACGGCGAGCTGGACCCGGACCAGGCCATCCCGCCCGAACGCACGAGCTCGCCCTACGACGTCACCACGGTCTTCAACGACCTGGCGGGCACAGTCGGCGCGATCGACACCGACCAGCTCGCGCAGGCGTTCCGCGTGCTGTCCGACACGCTCGGCGCGTCGGCACCGCAGGACGTGCGGACGGCGTTCGACGGCATCGCCGCCCTGTCGCAAACGCTGGCCTCGCGCGACGAAGAGCTCGTGAAGCTGTTCCAGAACACCAACCAGGTGTCGAAGACGCTCGGCGAGCGCACCGGTCAGATTCAGGCGCTGATCCGCGACGGCAACACGCTGCTCACCGAGCTGAACGCGCGCAAGGACGCGATCGCGCAGCTGTTCAGCGGCATCAAGAACCTCTCGATCCAGCTGCGCGGGCTGGTCGCGGACAACCAGAAGACGCTCGGCCCGGCGCTCGACCAGCTCGACCGCGTCGCGACCGTGCTGCAGCGGAACCAGGGGAAGCTCGAGGACAGCCTGCGCCTGGCCGGGCCGTTCTACCGGCTGCTCGGCAACGCCGTCGGCAACGGCCGGTGGATCGACACCTACATCTGCGGGCTGATCCCCACCGGCACCACGCCGGGAAGCTGCCTGCCGCCGAAGAACGGGGGACGCTGA
- a CDS encoding alpha/beta fold hydrolase: MPTMTVNGLRTNVQLVPAGGTETVVFLHGMGTDSLASFYLTLAPPVAAAGIDVISYDLRGHGKTERPVHGYTLGDFVADLDDLLVQLAVDRPVHLVGNSFGGTLAYSYAVANPDRVRSIVCIESEPATEVWAGKMREILAHTVRFLQVEESFDWIEANFSAHHRRLARLAAERITSTKMAEEVPLGPLLTWEQVAAIGCPVLSILGSHGYQADDLEALTSLLPNGELHVFEGQGHSVLVEQHREVRELVLKWIDRHAA, from the coding sequence GTGTTCCTGCACGGCATGGGCACCGACAGCCTGGCCAGCTTCTACCTCACGCTGGCGCCGCCGGTCGCGGCCGCGGGCATCGACGTGATCAGCTACGACCTGCGCGGGCACGGCAAGACCGAGCGCCCGGTGCACGGCTACACGCTCGGGGACTTCGTCGCCGACCTCGACGACCTGCTGGTGCAGCTGGCCGTCGACCGGCCGGTGCACCTGGTGGGCAACAGCTTCGGCGGCACGCTCGCCTACAGCTACGCCGTGGCGAACCCGGACCGCGTGCGCAGCATCGTGTGCATCGAGTCCGAGCCCGCGACCGAGGTGTGGGCCGGGAAGATGCGCGAGATCCTCGCGCACACCGTGCGGTTCCTGCAGGTGGAGGAGAGCTTCGACTGGATCGAGGCGAACTTCAGCGCACATCACCGGCGGCTCGCACGGCTGGCGGCCGAGCGGATCACGTCGACGAAGATGGCCGAGGAGGTCCCGCTCGGGCCGTTGCTCACCTGGGAGCAGGTGGCGGCGATCGGCTGCCCGGTGCTGTCCATTTTGGGCAGTCACGGCTACCAGGCCGACGACCTCGAAGCCTTGACGTCGTTGCTGCCGAACGGCGAGCTGCACGTCTTCGAAGGTCAAGGGCACTCGGTGCTGGTGGAGCAGCACCGCGAGGTCCGCGAGCTGGTGCTCAAGTGGATCGATCGGCACGCGGCGTGA
- a CDS encoding ATP-binding cassette domain-containing protein — protein MNQPVIAVTDLAKRYGEVTALAGISLTVARGAVLAVLGHNGAGKTTLIDILSTRVRPSAGTARVCGYDVVQRGRAVRRRIGVTGQFAAVDDALSGRGNLVLIARLLGAKPRQAQARAAELIASFGLEDAADRPAGTYSGGMRRRLDLAAGLVGAPQVLFLDEPTTGLDPVSRSGLWAVVEGLAARGTTVVLTTQYLEEADRLADHVVVLGLGHITVSGTPAQLKGRLGNRTATLTFGTELALQRAADALSRLGMGAGRTGLVLAVPLTGPGDIPVLVRALDTAGAPLRDLTVTEPTLDDVYLSLHRTAVGW, from the coding sequence ATGAACCAGCCGGTCATCGCCGTGACCGACCTCGCGAAACGGTACGGCGAAGTCACCGCGCTCGCCGGGATCAGCCTGACCGTCGCCCGCGGCGCGGTGCTGGCGGTCCTCGGCCACAACGGCGCCGGGAAGACCACGCTGATCGACATCCTCAGCACGCGCGTCCGGCCGAGCGCGGGCACCGCCCGCGTGTGCGGCTACGACGTCGTGCAGCGCGGGCGCGCGGTCCGGCGGCGGATCGGGGTGACCGGGCAGTTCGCCGCGGTCGACGACGCCCTGTCCGGGCGCGGGAACCTCGTGCTGATCGCCCGGCTGCTCGGCGCGAAACCCCGGCAGGCGCAGGCGCGGGCCGCCGAGCTCATCGCGTCCTTCGGCCTCGAAGACGCCGCCGACCGGCCCGCCGGCACCTATTCCGGCGGGATGCGGCGGCGGCTGGACCTGGCCGCGGGCCTCGTCGGCGCGCCGCAGGTGCTGTTCCTCGACGAGCCGACGACGGGACTCGACCCGGTGAGCCGGTCCGGGCTGTGGGCGGTCGTCGAAGGGCTCGCGGCGCGCGGCACGACCGTCGTGCTCACCACCCAGTACCTCGAGGAGGCGGACCGGCTGGCCGACCACGTCGTCGTCCTCGGCCTCGGGCACATCACCGTGTCCGGGACGCCGGCACAGCTCAAGGGACGGCTCGGCAACCGGACCGCGACGCTGACCTTCGGTACCGAGCTGGCGCTGCAGCGAGCCGCGGACGCGTTGTCCCGCTTGGGGATGGGGGCCGGGCGCACCGGGCTCGTCCTCGCGGTGCCGCTGACCGGGCCCGGCGACATCCCGGTGCTGGTGCGCGCGCTCGACACGGCGGGCGCGCCGCTGCGGGACCTGACGGTGACCGAGCCGACGCTCGACGACGTCTACCTGTCCCTGCACCGGACGGCGGTCGGCTGGTGA
- a CDS encoding glycosyltransferase, with product MDRSARGVKFLLVVPPLAGHVAPLQGVAAVLEARGHEVAWCGPVPALSTVVPGRVFPAGDSAPFSVALRPPELRGFAALKYLWESYLVPLADAMVPGVASAVAVFEPDVVVVDQQAMAGALVAARCGLPWATSASTSTELADPLGSLPKIASWVADLQAGLRARHGVLLGDLRFSPHLVLAFTTRALAGDSPLAVPVSYVGPALPSAPGEWSSMDDRPLVVVTLGTSNAAAGARFLAESVDALAGMPDVQGLVVDPSGHLISESVALARRIPQVAVFARASVVVCHGGHNTVCEALVAGVPLVVAPIRDDQSMLAQQVVAASAGVRVRFDRAKAGDIRRAIEAAGQYRSGAEKIRESFEAAGGAAEAATHLEALG from the coding sequence GTGGATCGATCGGCACGCGGCGTGAAGTTCCTGCTGGTCGTCCCGCCGCTGGCCGGGCACGTGGCGCCGCTGCAAGGGGTGGCCGCGGTGCTCGAAGCGCGAGGGCACGAGGTGGCCTGGTGCGGTCCGGTGCCCGCACTGTCCACAGTGGTCCCCGGCCGGGTCTTCCCGGCCGGGGACTCCGCGCCGTTTTCGGTGGCCCTGCGGCCGCCGGAACTGCGAGGGTTCGCAGCGTTGAAGTACCTGTGGGAGTCGTACCTGGTGCCGCTGGCGGACGCGATGGTGCCCGGGGTCGCTTCGGCCGTCGCGGTGTTCGAGCCGGACGTCGTCGTGGTGGACCAGCAGGCGATGGCGGGTGCGCTGGTGGCCGCGCGGTGCGGGCTGCCGTGGGCGACGTCGGCGTCGACGTCCACCGAGCTGGCCGACCCGCTGGGCTCGCTGCCGAAGATCGCGTCCTGGGTGGCCGACCTGCAAGCGGGCCTGCGCGCGCGGCACGGCGTGCTGCTCGGCGACCTGCGGTTCTCGCCGCACCTGGTGCTGGCGTTCACGACCCGGGCACTCGCGGGCGATTCCCCGCTGGCGGTGCCGGTGTCCTACGTCGGCCCGGCGCTGCCCTCGGCGCCCGGTGAATGGTCCTCTATGGACGATCGGCCGCTGGTCGTGGTGACGCTGGGGACGTCGAACGCGGCGGCGGGGGCCCGGTTCCTCGCCGAGAGCGTGGACGCGCTGGCGGGGATGCCGGACGTGCAAGGCCTGGTGGTGGACCCGAGTGGTCACTTGATCAGTGAAAGTGTCGCCCTGGCCCGGCGGATCCCGCAGGTGGCGGTGTTCGCGCGGGCGTCGGTGGTGGTCTGCCACGGCGGGCACAACACAGTGTGCGAAGCGCTGGTGGCCGGGGTGCCGCTGGTGGTGGCGCCGATCCGGGACGACCAGTCGATGCTGGCCCAGCAGGTGGTCGCGGCGTCGGCGGGGGTGCGCGTGCGGTTCGACCGCGCCAAGGCGGGCGACATCCGGCGGGCGATCGAGGCGGCCGGCCAGTACCGCTCCGGAGCCGAGAAGATCCGCGAGTCCTTCGAGGCGGCGGGTGGCGCGGCGGAAGCGGCGACCCACCTGGAGGCACTGGGCTGA
- a CDS encoding MCE family protein, with protein sequence MSRFATQLAGVAFLGVLVLLGYLAVAIYDKDFDDSELVTLRADRVGNQLAPTAEVKVKGVPFGEVRAVRSTRTGAEIDLALDPAKIGQLPGNVSARLLPKTVFGERYVNLVLPDHPQGTLRAGDVIAQDRSSSAIELERVLGDLLPLLRAVQPQKLNSSLGAISQALDNRGQPIGDSIVKLQDLLAQVNPLMPQFKADITGLANAADVYTTAAPDILQALTDLSTTAKTIVDTRADLDNLYTSVTSATGHLNDFLRKNKDNIIGVSVASRPSLELLSQYSPEFPCLFDAVNRLKPLMEKALGKGTNEPGLHVTLTVQDPRDKYVPGRDTPRFDATGGPKCYGGGAAASGAAFATDGDLGPANSPGERQLVAELLKPTLGDVPDWSSVLIGPALRGTEVTVR encoded by the coding sequence ATGAGCCGCTTCGCCACGCAGCTCGCCGGGGTCGCCTTCCTCGGCGTGCTCGTGCTGCTCGGCTACCTCGCGGTCGCCATCTACGACAAGGACTTCGACGACTCGGAACTGGTGACGCTGCGCGCGGACCGCGTTGGCAACCAGCTCGCACCGACCGCGGAGGTGAAGGTCAAGGGCGTGCCGTTCGGCGAGGTCCGGGCGGTCCGCAGCACGCGCACCGGCGCCGAGATCGACCTGGCGCTCGACCCGGCGAAGATCGGACAGCTGCCGGGAAACGTCTCCGCGCGGCTGCTGCCCAAGACCGTCTTCGGCGAGCGGTACGTCAACCTCGTGCTCCCGGACCATCCACAAGGGACGCTGCGCGCGGGGGACGTCATCGCGCAGGACCGCTCGTCGAGCGCGATCGAGCTGGAACGCGTCCTCGGTGACCTGCTGCCGCTGCTGCGCGCGGTCCAGCCGCAGAAGCTGAACAGCTCGCTGGGCGCAATCTCGCAGGCCCTCGACAACCGGGGGCAGCCGATCGGCGACAGCATCGTCAAGCTGCAGGACCTGCTGGCCCAGGTGAACCCGCTGATGCCGCAGTTCAAGGCGGACATCACCGGGTTGGCGAACGCGGCCGACGTCTACACCACCGCGGCGCCGGACATCCTCCAGGCGCTGACCGACTTGTCGACCACCGCGAAGACCATCGTGGACACCCGCGCCGACCTGGACAACCTCTACACGAGCGTCACGAGCGCCACCGGGCACCTGAACGACTTCCTGCGGAAGAACAAGGACAACATCATCGGCGTCTCCGTCGCCAGCCGCCCGTCGCTGGAGCTGCTTTCCCAATACTCACCCGAGTTCCCGTGCCTGTTCGACGCGGTGAACCGGCTCAAGCCGCTGATGGAGAAGGCGCTGGGCAAGGGCACGAACGAGCCGGGCCTGCACGTGACACTCACCGTGCAGGACCCCCGCGACAAGTACGTGCCCGGCCGGGACACCCCGCGCTTCGACGCCACCGGCGGCCCCAAGTGCTACGGCGGCGGCGCGGCGGCCTCGGGTGCCGCGTTCGCGACCGACGGCGACCTCGGTCCGGCCAACTCACCCGGCGAGCGGCAGTTGGTCGCCGAGCTGTTGAAGCCCACGCTGGGTGACGTGCCGGACTGGAGCAGTGTCCTGATCGGACCCGCGTTGCGCGGCACGGAGGTGACCGTCCGATGA
- a CDS encoding DUF6801 domain-containing protein, which produces MRFSWKSRKPAFGLAAATAAGVAATVVLVGAGPTEAAPVTLTLNYNCPFPLIGDQVLAVKIDTNLPDNAVAGASSTPITFDVDVTVPETATEGLALVGATSLDGSAKAAAQLKYPVDKTLNLNLPLTIASTPVPPSGAFHVKSSGKAPAVTFPSPGTASVTVGNFSTTMTPRTADGQPTDLGTFTSDCVAVPGQNQLLGTFEIKPAGGTTTPTTPTTPTTPTTPTTEPTTPTTEPTTPTTPTTPTTEPTTPTTEPTTPTTEPTTPTTEPTTPTTEPTTPTTEPTTPTTEPTTPTTEPTTPTTEPTTPTTEPTTPTTEPTTPTTEPTTPTTEPTTPTTEPTTPTTEPTTPTTQPTTPPGGIEVKYSVKGKSFLKQLHATLPLGPGSLDAKLDAASGKFGAQLALPKSDVDFRVLGFIPASATVKLDQVGAINGTLTGGAVKADAQIDVQLTKVRVFGFPILQSKSCHTVKPADVPLASAPGFDPLKGGKLTATYGIPQFTGCGFLTGLISGLTSGPGNKLEVTLTKK; this is translated from the coding sequence GTGAGATTTTCGTGGAAGTCGAGAAAGCCCGCGTTCGGCCTGGCCGCCGCCACCGCCGCGGGGGTCGCGGCGACCGTGGTGCTCGTCGGGGCCGGGCCGACCGAGGCCGCGCCGGTGACCCTGACGTTGAACTACAACTGCCCGTTCCCGCTGATCGGCGACCAGGTACTGGCGGTGAAGATCGACACGAACCTGCCCGACAACGCCGTCGCGGGTGCCTCGTCGACGCCGATCACCTTCGACGTCGACGTCACCGTGCCGGAGACCGCAACCGAGGGCCTCGCCCTGGTCGGCGCCACCTCGCTCGACGGCTCGGCGAAGGCCGCGGCGCAGCTCAAGTACCCGGTCGACAAGACGCTGAACCTGAACCTGCCGCTGACCATCGCGTCGACGCCGGTGCCGCCCTCGGGCGCGTTCCACGTCAAGAGCAGCGGCAAGGCGCCGGCGGTGACGTTCCCCAGCCCCGGCACCGCTTCGGTGACGGTCGGGAACTTCAGCACCACGATGACCCCGCGCACCGCGGACGGCCAGCCGACCGACCTGGGCACGTTCACGTCGGACTGCGTCGCCGTCCCGGGCCAGAACCAGCTGCTCGGCACGTTCGAGATCAAGCCGGCGGGCGGCACCACGACGCCGACCACGCCGACCACCCCCACGACGCCGACGACTCCCACGACGGAGCCGACGACTCCGACGACCGAGCCGACGACGCCGACCACGCCGACGACTCCCACGACGGAGCCGACAACGCCGACGACGGAGCCCACGACTCCGACCACGGAGCCGACGACGCCGACGACCGAGCCGACGACCCCGACGACGGAACCGACGACTCCGACCACGGAGCCGACGACGCCGACGACGGAACCGACCACGCCGACCACGGAGCCGACGACGCCGACGACCGAGCCGACGACCCCGACGACGGAACCGACGACTCCGACCACGGAGCCGACGACGCCGACGACGGAACCGACCACGCCGACCACGGAACCGACCACGCCGACCACGGAACCGACGACACCCACCACCGAGCCGACCACGCCGACGACCCAGCCGACCACGCCGCCGGGCGGCATCGAGGTCAAGTACTCGGTCAAGGGCAAGTCGTTCCTCAAGCAGCTGCACGCCACGCTGCCGCTCGGCCCGGGCAGCCTGGACGCGAAGCTCGACGCCGCGTCCGGCAAGTTCGGCGCCCAGCTCGCGCTGCCGAAGTCGGACGTGGACTTCCGCGTCCTCGGCTTCATCCCGGCGTCGGCGACGGTGAAGCTCGACCAGGTCGGCGCGATCAACGGCACGCTCACCGGCGGCGCGGTCAAGGCGGACGCCCAGATCGACGTCCAGCTGACCAAGGTGCGGGTCTTCGGGTTCCCGATCCTGCAGTCGAAGTCGTGCCACACGGTGAAGCCGGCCGACGTGCCGCTCGCCTCGGCGCCCGGGTTCGACCCGCTCAAGGGCGGCAAGCTGACCGCGACCTACGGCATCCCGCAGTTCACCGGCTGCGGCTTCCTGACCGGTCTGATCAGCGGGCTCACCTCCGGGCCCGGCAACAAGCTGGAAGTGACCCTCACCAAGAAGTGA
- a CDS encoding MCE family protein, which yields MRSVAGPAVKGLIFFLVTAVATAILAITIANSSVGATIGYTARFTDATSVNPGDEVRMAGVRIGQVDSVRVVEHRLADVDFSVDRTHRLTASAAVTIRYRNLVGQRYLSVDPGATDTSPTLAEGAQIPLDRTTPALDLTALFNGFKPLFQALSPNDVNQLSFEIIQVLQGEGSTIESLLRHTASLTSTLAGKDAVIGQVIGNLNTVLDTVNAQGDQFDALVDTTAQLVTGLAADAKPIGQAIGGLGELTTATAGLLEQGRQPLKDSITALGDLSKNLADNTPVFQQFVDNLPKKLDRIGTLFSYGSWANFYLCAVETDAKPAPGGPPPGIPVTAGRCR from the coding sequence ATGAGGAGCGTCGCAGGGCCCGCCGTCAAGGGCCTGATCTTCTTCCTGGTCACCGCGGTCGCCACCGCGATCCTCGCGATCACCATCGCCAACTCCAGCGTCGGCGCCACCATCGGCTACACGGCCCGCTTCACCGACGCCACCTCGGTCAACCCCGGCGACGAGGTCCGCATGGCCGGCGTCCGGATCGGCCAGGTCGACTCGGTGCGGGTCGTCGAGCACCGCCTGGCCGACGTCGACTTCTCGGTCGACCGCACGCACCGGCTCACCGCGTCGGCCGCGGTGACGATCCGCTACCGCAATCTGGTCGGGCAGCGGTACCTCTCGGTCGACCCCGGCGCCACCGACACCTCGCCGACCCTGGCCGAAGGCGCGCAGATCCCGCTGGACCGGACCACCCCGGCGCTCGACCTCACCGCGTTGTTCAACGGCTTCAAGCCGCTCTTCCAGGCCCTCTCGCCCAACGACGTCAACCAGCTGTCGTTCGAAATCATCCAGGTGCTGCAGGGCGAGGGCAGCACGATCGAAAGCCTGCTGCGGCACACGGCGTCGCTGACGTCCACATTGGCCGGCAAGGACGCCGTCATCGGGCAGGTGATCGGCAACCTCAACACCGTCCTCGACACGGTGAACGCCCAGGGCGACCAGTTCGACGCGCTCGTCGACACCACCGCGCAGCTGGTCACCGGCCTGGCCGCGGACGCGAAGCCGATCGGGCAGGCGATCGGCGGGCTCGGCGAGCTGACCACCGCCACCGCCGGGCTGCTGGAGCAGGGGCGCCAGCCGCTCAAGGACAGCATCACCGCGCTCGGGGACCTGTCGAAGAACCTGGCCGACAACACCCCGGTGTTCCAGCAGTTCGTCGACAACCTGCCGAAGAAGCTCGACCGGATCGGCACGCTGTTCTCCTACGGCTCCTGGGCGAACTTCTACCTCTGCGCGGTGGAGACCGACGCGAAACCGGCGCCCGGCGGCCCGCCGCCCGGCATCCCCGTGACGGCCGGGAGGTGCCGGTGA
- a CDS encoding MlaE family ABC transporter permease, translating into MTTLLSEAPRKAANGLREFGRMCAMGLDIVLAMFRRPYQVREFVQQFWFIASVSITPAILVSIPFGAVISLQLGSLTSQIGAQQFNGAASVLAVVQQASPIVTTLIIAGAGGSAICADLGARSIREEIAAMEVLGVSPIHRLIVPRVQAAVGVSVLLNGLVSVVGVLGGYFFNVIIQGGTPGAYLASFNALAQLPDLVVSSVKAVIFGYLAGVVASYRGLNPKGGPKGVGDVVNQSVVITFLLLFFVNTVLTALYLQLVPAKGT; encoded by the coding sequence ATGACCACCCTGCTCAGCGAAGCTCCCCGGAAAGCGGCGAACGGCCTGCGCGAGTTCGGCCGCATGTGCGCGATGGGCCTCGACATCGTCCTGGCGATGTTCCGCCGCCCGTACCAGGTGCGCGAGTTCGTCCAGCAGTTCTGGTTCATCGCCAGCGTGTCCATCACGCCGGCGATCCTGGTGTCCATCCCGTTCGGCGCGGTCATCTCGCTGCAGCTCGGCTCGCTCACCAGCCAGATCGGCGCCCAGCAGTTCAACGGCGCGGCGAGCGTGCTGGCCGTCGTGCAGCAGGCGAGCCCGATCGTGACGACGCTGATCATCGCCGGCGCGGGCGGCAGCGCCATCTGCGCAGACCTCGGCGCGCGCAGCATCCGGGAGGAGATCGCCGCGATGGAGGTGCTCGGCGTCTCGCCGATCCACCGGCTGATCGTGCCGCGGGTGCAGGCCGCCGTCGGGGTTTCCGTGCTGCTCAACGGACTCGTCAGCGTCGTCGGTGTGCTGGGCGGCTACTTCTTCAACGTCATCATCCAAGGCGGCACGCCGGGCGCGTACCTGGCCAGCTTCAACGCCCTCGCGCAGCTGCCGGACCTCGTCGTCAGCTCCGTGAAGGCGGTGATCTTCGGCTACCTCGCCGGGGTGGTCGCGTCCTACCGCGGCCTGAACCCGAAGGGCGGGCCCAAGGGCGTCGGCGACGTCGTCAACCAGTCCGTCGTCATCACCTTCCTGCTGCTGTTCTTCGTCAACACCGTGCTGACCGCGCTGTACCTGCAGCTCGTCCCGGCGAAGGGAACCTGA
- a CDS encoding MlaE family ABC transporter permease, producing MFYVRAIAAVPLAVTRYFREVVRLLAEVTFGSGALAVIGGTIGVMVGLCVFTGVTVGLQGFSALNQINISAMTGFLTAYFNTREIAPLVAGLALSSTVGSGFTAQLGAMRISEEIDALEVMAVRSMPYLVTTRIVAGFIAIIPLYVIGLLISYLGSRLTTVVFFGQSGGTYDHYFTLFLPPGDVLWSFGKVLVFSVGVILTHCFYGYRASGGPAGVGVAVGRAVRTSIVLISVLDLFLSLAIWGATTTVKVSG from the coding sequence ATGTTCTACGTCCGGGCGATCGCCGCCGTCCCGCTCGCGGTGACCCGCTACTTCCGCGAGGTGGTGCGGCTGCTGGCGGAGGTGACCTTCGGCAGCGGCGCGCTCGCGGTGATCGGCGGCACGATCGGCGTGATGGTCGGGCTGTGCGTGTTCACCGGCGTCACCGTGGGCCTGCAGGGGTTCAGCGCGCTGAACCAGATCAACATCTCGGCGATGACGGGCTTCCTGACCGCTTACTTCAACACCCGCGAGATCGCGCCGCTGGTCGCCGGGCTGGCGCTTTCGTCCACAGTGGGCAGTGGCTTCACCGCGCAGCTGGGCGCCATGCGGATCTCCGAGGAGATCGACGCGCTGGAGGTGATGGCCGTGCGGAGCATGCCGTACCTGGTCACCACCCGGATCGTCGCCGGCTTCATCGCGATCATCCCGCTGTACGTCATCGGGCTGCTGATCTCCTACCTCGGCTCGCGGCTGACGACGGTCGTCTTCTTCGGCCAGTCCGGCGGCACCTACGACCACTACTTCACGCTGTTCCTGCCGCCCGGCGACGTGCTGTGGTCGTTCGGCAAGGTGCTCGTCTTCAGCGTCGGCGTGATCCTGACGCACTGCTTCTACGGCTACCGCGCCTCGGGTGGCCCCGCCGGGGTCGGCGTCGCGGTCGGCCGGGCCGTGCGGACGTCGATCGTGCTGATCAGCGTGCTCGACCTGTTCCTGTCCCTGGCCATCTGGGGTGCGACGACGACGGTGAAGGTGTCCGGATGA
- a CDS encoding ABC transporter permease: protein MTQARHRAAVSALGDPTAWPESGFWTQVRVLAGRSLRTAFGDRRLVFFGLLQPVVLLLLFSQVFSGVGALPGVAAYQGYVNFLVPATLVNIAMTTAMSSGAGLLAEIYGGFTGRLRCLPISLVSVLVARTLADAARLAVQLVVTALASVLFLGFRPAGGVLGLGLALLLTLVVGWCLSWVFVAITTWLRKAETLQAASFVVMFPLMFSSSAYMPLDTMPAWVRVVSAVNPLTYAIDATRALALGRPIGWSVLTALVIAAVAAVAGSTLAARTFRNRA from the coding sequence GTGACGCAGGCGCGGCACCGGGCGGCCGTCTCCGCGCTCGGCGATCCCACGGCGTGGCCGGAATCCGGGTTCTGGACCCAGGTCCGCGTGCTGGCGGGCCGTTCGCTGCGCACGGCGTTCGGCGACCGGCGACTGGTCTTCTTCGGACTGTTGCAACCGGTGGTGCTGCTCCTGTTGTTCAGCCAGGTGTTCAGCGGCGTCGGCGCCCTGCCGGGCGTGGCGGCGTACCAGGGTTACGTGAACTTCCTGGTGCCGGCGACGCTGGTGAACATCGCGATGACGACGGCGATGAGCTCGGGCGCGGGCCTGCTCGCCGAGATCTACGGCGGCTTCACCGGCCGGCTCCGCTGCCTGCCGATCTCCCTGGTCTCGGTGCTGGTCGCCCGCACGTTGGCCGACGCCGCGCGGCTCGCGGTCCAGCTGGTGGTGACGGCACTGGCGAGCGTGCTGTTCCTCGGCTTCCGCCCGGCGGGCGGCGTGCTGGGCCTGGGACTGGCGCTGCTGCTGACGCTGGTGGTCGGCTGGTGCCTGAGCTGGGTGTTCGTGGCGATCACGACGTGGCTGCGCAAGGCGGAAACCCTGCAGGCGGCGTCGTTCGTGGTGATGTTCCCGCTGATGTTCTCCTCCAGCGCGTACATGCCGCTGGACACGATGCCGGCGTGGGTGCGGGTGGTTTCGGCGGTCAACCCGCTGACGTACGCGATCGACGCGACCCGCGCGCTGGCGCTGGGCCGCCCGATCGGCTGGTCGGTGCTGACGGCCCTGGTGATCGCGGCGGTGGCCGCGGTGGCGGGCTCGACACTCGCGGCCCGCACCTTCCGCAACCGCGCCTGA